One Cucumis sativus cultivar 9930 chromosome 1, Cucumber_9930_V3, whole genome shotgun sequence DNA segment encodes these proteins:
- the LOC101204061 gene encoding protein ALP1-like: MEISSFPFLNQEEFLPIFNLFSEMDNPTATFNVNPTSKKRRRSDPNSDDFNSFSFTDENDDPTADPLLKLPCWFDPQPESQQNWLMDAQKPKPTNDFHLSDQIPKKPRRASPENPSPVKNTPAGGGGTQQRRLWVKDRSKDWWDQCNHPDFPDEEFRRAFRMSKSTFDMICKELDSTVMKKDTMLRVAIPVRQRVAVCIWRLATGEPLRLVSKRFGLGISTCHKLVLEVCSAIRKVLMPKFLNWPDESKLTKIKQEFESISGIPKVGGSIYTTHIPIIAPKNNVAAYFNKRHTERNQKTSYSITVQGVVDPSGVFTDVCIGWPGSMPDDQVLEKSLLYERASMGSLNDVFIVGNSGYPLMDWLLVPYTVQNLTWTQHGFNEKVGEIQAAAKAAFGRLKGRWTCLQKRTEVKLQELPVVLGACCVLHNICEMRKEKFDPELKFEVYDDEMMPENNGLRSVSAIQARDHIAHNLLHHGIAGTGFL, from the coding sequence ATGGAAATCTCCTCTTTCCCATTTCTTAATCAAGAAGAATTCTTACCCATCTTCAATCTCTTCTCCGAAATGGATAATCCCACCGCCACTTTCAATGTGAATCCAACATCTAAAAAACGGCGAAGATCTGACCCAAATTCCGATGACTTCAACAGTTTTTCTTTCACTGATGAAAACGATGATCCTACTGCTGACCCACTACTAAAACTCCCCTGTTGGTTCGATCCCCAACCCGAATCTCAACAAAATTGGCTCATGGACgcccaaaaaccaaaacccaCCAACGATTTCCATCTCTCCGATCAAATTCCCAAAAAACCCCGCCGTGCATCGCCGGAAAATCCCTCTCCGGTGAAGAATACCCCCGCCGGTGGTGGAGGAACTCAGCAGCGACGGCTATGGGTGAAAGACCGATCCAAGGATTGGTGGGATCAATGCAACCACCCGGATTTTCCCGATGAGGAGTTCCGACGAGCATTCCGGATGAGTAAATCCACATTCGATATGATCTGTAAAGAACTGGATTCAACGGTGATGAAAAAAGACACAATGCTTCGTGTTGCGATTCCCGTACGGCAGCGTGTTGCCGTCTGTATATGGCGGTTGGCTACCGGAGAGCCACTCCGATTAGTTTCGAAAAGATTTGGGTTAGGGATTTCAACTTGCCATAAATTAGTTCTGGAAGTTTGTTCAGCGATTCGTAAAGTTCTAATGCCGAAATTCCTCAATTGGCCAGATGAAtcaaaattaaccaaaatcaAACAAGAATTCGAATCGATTTCAGGAATTCCCAAAGTGGGCGGTTCAATTTACACAACACATATCCCAATAATCGCACCAAAGAACAACGTAGCTGCTTATTTCAACAAACGCCACACAGAACGCAACCAAAAAACTTCATACTCCATCACTGTTCAAGGCGTCGTCGATCCCTCCGGTGTATTCACCGACGTTTGCATCGGATGGCCGGGATCTATGCCGGACGATCAAGTTCTTGAGAAATCATTGCTTTACGAAAGAGCAAGTATGGGGTCATTGAACGATGTGTTCATCGTCGGAAATTCAGGGTACCCATTAATGGATTGGTTGTTAGTTCCTTATACTGTACAGAATTTGACATGGACACAACATGGGTTTAATGAGAAAGTTGGGGAGATTCAGGCGGCAGCGAAGGCGGCGTTTGGGCGGTTGAAAGGGCGATGGACTTGTTTACAGAAAAGAACAGAGGTGAAACTGCAGGAGTTGCCGGTGGTGCTGGGAGCTTGCTGTGTTCTTCATAATATATGTGAAATGAGGAAGGAGAAATTCGATCCGGAGCTGAAATTTGAGGTTTATGATGATGAAATGATGCCGGAAAACAACGGGTTGAGATCGGTGAGTGCGATTCAAGCTAGAGATCATATTGCTCATAATCTTCTTCACCATGGAATTGCTGGGACAGGATTTCTTTGA